The proteins below are encoded in one region of Caballeronia sp. SL2Y3:
- a CDS encoding ATP-binding protein has product MPFTQNRRPWLRRLWYAALIALAVAPPLGAVGYMLYSGLLARQPHGMVVPYEGLYWDAAQFQIAYERFESQVLLFRSGIDEDAGAVRDAYARLRARLDIVSDATRTPEGHDAMHNRQQEILRQLHTALDSIEGDVNRLTVRQSRALRVLGVLRQNAPAVAELATGRRLMDAAERENVVHDFEAKRRYLLYGGILLGLLSAAATSLLLLNGYRRSRLIEQQRAALSAEHLATRAARETAVAKDTFLGMISHELRTPLHAIVSSIELLGLNLRGEADRKIIQRLETGARHLEAQMRDLTDYARLGAGKLELRLAAFDPAELLDSIVDANLPAASAKGLELRGEYSGARGLLESDPHRVRQIVTNLVTNAIKYTDAGSIDVRFVRDKARLDITVTDTGPGIAREQLPLIFEEFTQLDSSSTRRFDGAGMGLAVVRGLVDLLGGTIDVSSEVGQGAAFRVSLPAASVDAMPERRDDDAEASGLRKSRVLVIDDHESIRDSLIEMLTLLGYWAVGMPDVDSALAWLRANDADVILLDLHMPGKDGYSFANEYRSRIAPGASVPIIAVSAYVPELVDPTATVLFFDYLLKPVRFEVLKAAVHRAATARRRAA; this is encoded by the coding sequence ATGCCATTCACGCAGAACCGGCGTCCGTGGCTGCGCCGCCTTTGGTACGCGGCGCTGATCGCGCTCGCGGTCGCGCCGCCGCTCGGGGCAGTCGGCTACATGCTGTACTCCGGCCTGCTCGCCCGGCAGCCGCACGGCATGGTGGTGCCCTACGAAGGCTTGTATTGGGATGCCGCGCAGTTTCAGATTGCCTACGAACGGTTCGAGAGCCAGGTGCTGCTGTTTCGCAGCGGCATCGACGAAGATGCCGGCGCGGTCCGCGATGCCTATGCCCGGCTGCGGGCGCGGCTCGACATCGTGTCCGACGCCACGCGCACGCCCGAAGGCCACGACGCCATGCACAACCGGCAGCAGGAAATCTTGCGCCAGCTGCATACGGCGCTCGATTCCATCGAAGGCGACGTCAACCGGCTGACGGTCAGGCAAAGCCGCGCGCTGCGGGTCCTCGGCGTGCTGCGGCAAAACGCCCCCGCCGTCGCGGAATTGGCCACCGGCAGGCGGCTGATGGACGCCGCTGAGCGCGAGAACGTCGTACATGACTTCGAGGCCAAGCGCCGCTATCTGCTTTATGGCGGCATTCTGCTCGGCTTGCTATCGGCGGCGGCGACATCGCTGCTATTGCTCAACGGCTATCGGCGCTCGCGCCTGATCGAGCAGCAACGCGCCGCGCTCTCAGCCGAGCATCTGGCGACCCGGGCGGCGCGCGAAACGGCTGTCGCGAAAGACACGTTCCTCGGCATGATCAGCCACGAACTGCGCACGCCGCTGCACGCGATCGTCTCTTCGATCGAACTGCTCGGGCTGAATCTGCGCGGCGAGGCGGATCGCAAGATCATTCAGCGGCTGGAAACCGGCGCGCGTCATCTCGAAGCGCAGATGCGCGACCTGACCGACTACGCGCGCCTCGGCGCCGGGAAGCTCGAACTGCGCCTCGCCGCGTTCGATCCCGCCGAACTGCTCGATTCCATCGTCGATGCAAACCTGCCCGCCGCGTCCGCAAAGGGCCTTGAGTTGCGCGGCGAATACAGCGGCGCGCGCGGGCTGCTGGAATCGGACCCGCATCGCGTGCGCCAGATCGTCACGAATCTCGTCACCAACGCGATCAAATACACGGACGCCGGGTCCATCGACGTTCGCTTCGTGCGCGACAAGGCGCGTCTCGATATCACCGTGACCGACACGGGGCCGGGCATCGCGCGGGAACAACTGCCGCTCATCTTCGAGGAATTCACTCAGCTCGATTCGTCCAGCACGCGGCGTTTCGACGGCGCGGGCATGGGGCTCGCGGTCGTGCGCGGGTTGGTCGATCTGCTCGGCGGCACCATCGACGTGTCGAGCGAAGTCGGTCAGGGCGCGGCGTTTCGCGTGAGCTTGCCGGCGGCGTCCGTCGACGCGATGCCCGAGCGCCGCGACGACGACGCCGAAGCGTCCGGCTTGCGCAAGTCGCGCGTGCTGGTGATAGACGATCACGAGTCGATCCGCGACTCGCTGATCGAGATGCTGACGCTCCTGGGCTACTGGGCCGTGGGCATGCCGGACGTCGACAGCGCGCTCGCGTGGCTGCGCGCCAACGACGCGGACGTGATCCTGCTCGATCTGCACATGCCGGGCAAGGACGGCTACTCGTTCGCCAACGAATACCGCTCGCGGATCGCGCCGGGCGCGAGCGTGCCGATCATCGCGGTGAGCGCGTACGTGCCCGAACTCGTCGATCCGACGGCGACGGTGCTTTTCTTCGACTATCTGCTGAAGCCGGTGCGCTTCGAGGTGCTGAAGGCAGCCGTGCATCGCGCGGCGACGGCGCGGCGGCGCGCTGCCTGA
- a CDS encoding fatty acid desaturase: MPRYLDDAQRDAIQDRRASWRWRSEWPTWLVIVAVYGGWFGVAASARTLGMPLALGLLAVLSCWYMSLQHELLHGHPTRWPLVNMLFGLAPLAVWFPYAVYRASHLRHHDDAHLTVPARDPESYYVTPEQWANAGVVLRGAIAARNTFVGRVLIGPWFAIAASWREAAQAIVDRDWRIVASWIAHLAALVALAWWLDTRCGVPWRAFAGVGYAALALASVRSFHEHRAASAERERTVINEAAWPWRLLFLNNNLHAVHHDLPGVPWFALAAIYRERRDAYRASNGGFVVDGYGEWFRRYGFARAAAPVHPFAVAGEDAAVRTFGHADGAEAASGGL; the protein is encoded by the coding sequence ATGCCACGCTATCTCGACGACGCCCAACGCGATGCAATCCAGGATCGGCGCGCGTCGTGGCGCTGGCGCAGCGAATGGCCGACGTGGCTCGTCATCGTCGCGGTGTACGGCGGCTGGTTCGGCGTCGCGGCGAGTGCGCGCACGCTCGGCATGCCGCTCGCGCTCGGGCTGCTCGCGGTGCTGTCGTGCTGGTACATGTCCCTACAGCACGAGCTGTTGCACGGGCATCCGACGCGCTGGCCGCTCGTCAACATGCTCTTCGGGCTGGCGCCGCTCGCCGTGTGGTTCCCGTATGCGGTCTATCGCGCGTCGCATCTGCGTCATCACGACGATGCGCATCTGACCGTGCCCGCCCGCGATCCCGAAAGCTACTACGTGACGCCCGAGCAGTGGGCGAACGCGGGTGTCGTATTGCGTGGCGCGATCGCTGCGCGGAACACGTTCGTGGGCCGCGTGCTGATCGGGCCGTGGTTCGCGATCGCCGCGTCGTGGCGGGAAGCGGCGCAGGCCATTGTCGATCGGGACTGGCGGATCGTCGCGAGCTGGATCGCGCATCTCGCCGCGCTTGTGGCGCTCGCGTGGTGGCTCGATACTCGATGCGGCGTGCCGTGGCGCGCGTTCGCAGGCGTCGGCTATGCGGCGCTCGCGCTTGCTTCGGTGCGTTCGTTCCACGAGCATCGCGCGGCCAGCGCGGAGCGTGAGCGAACGGTCATCAACGAGGCCGCGTGGCCGTGGCGGCTGCTTTTTCTGAACAACAACTTACACGCGGTGCATCACGACTTGCCGGGCGTGCCGTGGTTTGCGCTGGCTGCCATCTATCGCGAGCGGCGAGACGCGTATCGCGCGAGCAATGGCGGCTTCGTCGTGGACGGATACGGCGAGTGGTTCCGGCGGTACGGGTTCGCGCGGGCGGCCGCGCCGGTGCATCCGTTCGCGGTCGCGGGCGAGGACGCGGCAGTGCGAACGTTCGGGCATGCGGACGGCGCGGAGGCGGCTTCGGGCGGCTTGTGA
- a CDS encoding helix-turn-helix domain-containing protein produces MVSETSSLESLAVAERVRELMSRHGIGKRQQTAELCRILDLSFSQGHRKLRGNSPWTLAQIRRVADAFDEPALQLFDSIDTRPDDTEGTAHDAVLKLGSVEIPCTAWIGDALDAGSRPDFIAQKVNGRWIVTRHEGVLLQQASDVHKIEIQPRRADTEKPVIAVVDDDHASADNLHDYLEMTGFTAMAFYGLDAFLEALQSQVFDAVVIDWLFGAHTSAGAIQAVRESDNPDAPIFVLTGELTTGKASESEISQIIRDYNVACFEKPARLGILVADLSKRLLRS; encoded by the coding sequence ATGGTCTCTGAAACCTCTTCACTGGAATCGCTCGCCGTCGCCGAGCGCGTGCGCGAGCTGATGAGCCGTCACGGCATCGGCAAGCGTCAGCAGACGGCTGAACTGTGCCGCATCCTCGACCTGAGCTTTTCGCAAGGGCACCGCAAGCTGCGCGGCAATAGCCCGTGGACGCTCGCGCAAATTCGCCGCGTCGCGGACGCCTTCGACGAGCCCGCGCTCCAGCTTTTCGACAGCATCGATACGCGCCCCGACGACACCGAAGGCACCGCGCACGACGCCGTGTTGAAGCTCGGCTCGGTCGAGATTCCATGCACCGCGTGGATCGGCGATGCACTGGACGCGGGCAGCCGGCCCGATTTCATTGCGCAGAAAGTGAACGGCCGCTGGATCGTCACCCGCCACGAGGGCGTGCTGTTGCAGCAGGCCAGCGACGTCCACAAGATCGAGATCCAGCCGCGCCGCGCGGACACGGAGAAGCCCGTGATCGCGGTCGTCGACGACGATCACGCGTCGGCCGACAATCTGCACGACTATCTGGAGATGACCGGCTTCACCGCGATGGCCTTCTACGGCCTCGACGCGTTTCTGGAGGCGCTGCAGTCGCAGGTCTTCGACGCCGTGGTGATCGACTGGCTGTTCGGCGCGCACACGTCGGCGGGCGCGATACAGGCGGTGCGCGAGTCCGACAACCCGGACGCGCCGATCTTCGTGCTCACCGGCGAACTCACGACCGGCAAGGCGAGCGAATCGGAAATCAGCCAGATCATTCGCGATTACAACGTCGCGTGCTTCGAGAAGCCGGCGCGGCTCGGCATTCTGGTGGCCGACTTGTCGAAGCGGCTGTTGCGGAGCTAA
- a CDS encoding luciferase-like monooxygenase yields the protein MIPFSLLDLSPIPLGSTAADAFAHSLDLAQHAERWGYRRYWLAEHHNMTGIASAATSVVIAHIAAGTKTIRVGSGGIMLPNHAPLVIAEQFGTLASLFPGRIDLGLGRAPGTDQTTARALRRDLQGSADSFPDDVVELQRYFADPVEGQRVRAVPGAGLQVPIWLLGSSLFSAQLAAALGLPFAFASHFAPDYLMTALHVYRSQFRPSATLDKPYAMVGVNVFAADTADEARFAFTSLQQQFINLRRGTPGQLPPPVETIAWTPAERAGVEHSLSCSVIGDRSDVEAGLRSVIDQTQADELIVTAQIFDHAARLRSFEITAQVRDEIAANA from the coding sequence ATGATCCCCTTCTCGCTGCTGGACCTCTCGCCCATTCCGCTCGGCTCCACCGCCGCCGACGCCTTCGCCCATTCGCTCGATCTCGCGCAGCACGCCGAACGCTGGGGCTATCGGCGCTACTGGCTCGCCGAGCATCACAACATGACGGGCATCGCCAGCGCGGCCACGTCGGTGGTGATCGCGCACATTGCGGCAGGCACCAAGACCATTCGCGTCGGCTCGGGCGGCATCATGCTGCCGAATCACGCGCCGCTCGTCATCGCCGAGCAGTTCGGCACGCTCGCCTCGCTGTTTCCGGGCCGCATCGACCTCGGGCTCGGGCGCGCGCCCGGCACCGACCAGACGACCGCCCGCGCACTGCGCCGCGACCTGCAAGGCAGCGCCGATTCGTTCCCCGACGACGTCGTGGAGCTTCAACGCTATTTCGCCGATCCGGTGGAAGGCCAGCGCGTGCGCGCGGTGCCCGGCGCGGGACTGCAGGTGCCGATCTGGCTGCTAGGCTCGTCGCTCTTCTCCGCGCAGCTGGCGGCGGCGCTCGGGCTGCCGTTCGCGTTCGCGTCCCATTTCGCGCCGGATTATCTGATGACCGCGTTGCACGTCTACCGCTCGCAATTCCGGCCGTCCGCCACGCTGGACAAGCCTTACGCGATGGTCGGCGTCAACGTCTTCGCCGCCGACACCGCCGACGAAGCGCGCTTCGCGTTCACATCGCTGCAACAGCAGTTCATCAATCTTCGACGTGGCACGCCGGGACAACTGCCGCCGCCCGTCGAAACCATTGCGTGGACGCCGGCCGAGCGCGCGGGCGTCGAGCACTCCCTGTCGTGCTCGGTGATCGGCGATCGCAGCGACGTGGAAGCCGGGCTGCGCTCGGTCATCGACCAGACGCAGGCGGACGAACTCATCGTCACGGCGCAGATTTTCGACCACGCGGCGCGCCTGCGTTCGTTCGAGATCACGGCGCAGGTCCGCGACGAGATCGCCGCCAACGCCTGA
- a CDS encoding cold-shock protein, which produces MATGTVKWFNDTKGFGFIKPDDGSPDVFAHFSEIRADGYKSLQENQKVLFEVRQGPKGLQAANIQPQ; this is translated from the coding sequence ATGGCAACTGGCACTGTGAAATGGTTCAACGACACGAAGGGCTTCGGGTTCATCAAGCCGGACGACGGCAGCCCTGACGTGTTCGCGCATTTCTCGGAAATCCGGGCGGACGGCTACAAGTCGCTGCAAGAAAATCAGAAGGTGCTGTTCGAGGTGCGCCAGGGTCCCAAGGGCCTGCAAGCCGCGAACATCCAGCCGCAATAA
- a CDS encoding SDR family NAD(P)-dependent oxidoreductase: MNRIDLAERTVVITGGARGIGLAVAERALASGANVALWDVDAERLQRTRAELASKHEARTVSESVVELTDEASVDAAVQSTLAAHGKIDVLVNNAGITGGNGSTWELAPDVWRRVIDVNLIGPYLTCRAVVPHMLKNGYGRIVNVASIAGKEGNPNASHYSASKAGLIGLTKSLGKELAGKNILVNAVTPAAAKTEIFDSMSQQHIDYMLSKIPMNRFLMPEEAASLILWLSSEDCAFSTGAVFDLSGGRATY, translated from the coding sequence ATGAATCGGATTGATCTGGCGGAACGCACCGTGGTCATCACCGGCGGCGCGCGAGGCATCGGCCTCGCGGTCGCGGAGCGGGCGCTGGCTTCGGGCGCGAACGTCGCGCTGTGGGATGTCGACGCCGAGCGGCTTCAGCGCACGCGCGCCGAACTCGCGTCCAAGCACGAAGCGCGCACCGTCAGCGAGTCGGTCGTCGAACTGACCGATGAAGCGTCCGTCGATGCCGCCGTGCAATCGACGCTCGCCGCGCACGGCAAGATCGACGTGCTGGTGAACAACGCGGGCATCACCGGCGGCAATGGTTCGACGTGGGAACTGGCGCCGGACGTGTGGCGCCGCGTGATCGACGTGAATCTGATCGGGCCGTATCTCACCTGCCGCGCCGTCGTGCCGCACATGCTGAAAAACGGCTATGGCCGCATCGTCAATGTCGCCTCGATCGCGGGCAAGGAAGGCAATCCGAACGCCTCGCACTACAGCGCGTCGAAGGCCGGACTGATCGGGCTCACGAAGTCGCTCGGCAAGGAGCTGGCGGGCAAGAACATTCTCGTGAATGCAGTCACGCCCGCCGCCGCGAAAACCGAAATCTTCGATTCGATGTCGCAGCAGCACATCGACTACATGCTCTCCAAGATACCGATGAACCGCTTCCTCATGCCGGAAGAAGCGGCGTCGCTCATTCTGTGGCTCTCGTCCGAGGACTGCGCGTTCAGCACGGGCGCGGTGTTCGACCTGTCGGGCGGACGCGCGACGTACTGA
- a CDS encoding response regulator has translation MMNEVARLGHARIVLIEDDPESRESLQMLLEEEGAQVVAVADAEDGAETATRVLPDAVICDLDLPGMDGFYLIQRLRDHEIRGNLPPSVAIALTGHDGDEYRLRSIGEGFQHFMTKPAHPDELVTLIQDALNARVVT, from the coding sequence ATGATGAACGAAGTGGCAAGACTGGGGCATGCGCGGATCGTACTCATCGAAGACGATCCCGAAAGCAGGGAATCACTGCAGATGCTGCTGGAAGAAGAGGGCGCGCAAGTCGTCGCCGTGGCTGACGCCGAAGACGGCGCGGAAACCGCGACCCGTGTGCTTCCCGATGCGGTGATCTGCGATCTCGACCTTCCTGGAATGGACGGTTTCTATCTTATCCAACGTTTGCGCGACCACGAAATACGCGGGAATCTGCCGCCTTCGGTCGCCATCGCGCTCACCGGGCACGACGGCGACGAATACCGATTACGCAGCATCGGCGAGGGCTTTCAGCACTTCATGACCAAGCCCGCGCACCCGGACGAACTCGTCACGCTGATTCAGGACGCGCTCAATGCGCGTGTCGTGACCTGA
- a CDS encoding phosphate/phosphite/phosphonate ABC transporter substrate-binding protein, with amino-acid sequence MHWTAALPMYNVTPALAADWRALLDGVHARLADTLKARGDTLGITDSVSDLTAFWLRDDLLLSQTCGYPLLHALDHRVQLVATPDFDAPGCQNGCQNGCESGGYRSVLVAGAHVDAASLADCRGLRAVYNDDDSNSGMNLFRHAVAPFAQGSRFFASVAKSGGHLASLHAVAIEQSADIAAIDCVTLAFVRAHRPELAASVREIGVTASAPALPFIASKRVPREIVDALAAALGDTVAHDPALAGRLRLKGFVRLTRADYAPILRYEREAAEQGYPVLA; translated from the coding sequence ATGCACTGGACCGCCGCCCTGCCGATGTACAACGTCACGCCCGCGCTCGCCGCCGACTGGCGCGCGTTGCTCGATGGCGTGCACGCCCGGCTCGCCGACACGCTGAAGGCCCGCGGCGATACGCTCGGCATTACCGACTCGGTTTCCGACCTGACCGCCTTCTGGCTGCGCGACGACCTGCTGCTCTCGCAGACATGCGGTTATCCGCTGCTGCATGCGCTCGATCATCGCGTGCAGCTCGTCGCCACTCCCGATTTCGATGCGCCCGGCTGCCAAAACGGCTGCCAAAACGGCTGCGAGAGCGGCGGCTATCGCAGCGTGCTCGTCGCGGGCGCGCATGTGGACGCGGCATCGCTCGCGGACTGTCGCGGGCTGCGCGCCGTCTACAACGACGACGATTCGAATAGCGGCATGAACCTCTTTCGCCATGCCGTGGCGCCGTTTGCGCAGGGCTCGCGCTTCTTCGCTTCCGTGGCGAAGAGCGGCGGACATCTCGCGTCGCTGCATGCGGTCGCCATCGAGCAAAGCGCGGATATCGCCGCCATCGACTGCGTGACGCTGGCATTCGTGCGCGCGCATCGGCCGGAACTGGCCGCCAGCGTGCGCGAAATCGGCGTGACGGCGAGCGCGCCCGCGCTGCCGTTCATCGCGTCCAAACGCGTGCCGCGCGAAATAGTCGATGCGCTCGCCGCCGCGCTCGGCGATACGGTCGCGCATGATCCGGCACTCGCAGGCCGGCTGCGGCTCAAAGGCTTCGTGCGCCTCACGCGGGCGGATTACGCGCCGATCCTTCGCTACGAACGCGAAGCGGCGGAGCAGGGATATCCGGTGCTGGCGTAG
- a CDS encoding helix-turn-helix domain-containing protein, translating into MPSRPATLPSVVRRMTAGRRLLEGASVETVADELHLSVQTVRRYRAIVSDGGLDALAKMGVGGRTSVLDRAALDWIAAALQNSPRKHGFPSDAWTNARLRELIERRFGVRFSRVYVWQIATNLGLAHRLSKSRR; encoded by the coding sequence ATGCCGTCCCGCCCCGCCACCCTTCCGAGCGTCGTCCGGCGCATGACGGCCGGGCGCAGACTGCTGGAAGGCGCATCGGTGGAGACGGTCGCCGACGAATTGCATCTGTCGGTGCAGACAGTGCGCCGCTACCGGGCCATCGTGTCGGACGGCGGGCTCGATGCGCTCGCAAAAATGGGCGTCGGCGGGCGCACGTCCGTGCTGGATCGCGCAGCGCTCGACTGGATCGCGGCCGCGTTGCAGAATTCGCCGCGCAAACACGGCTTTCCGAGCGACGCGTGGACCAATGCGCGGCTGCGCGAACTGATCGAGCGGCGCTTCGGCGTGCGCTTCTCGCGCGTGTATGTCTGGCAAATCGCGACGAATCTGGGTCTCGCGCACCGGCTGTCGAAGTCCCGTAGATAG
- a CDS encoding glutathione S-transferase family protein — translation MLTVHHLNNSRSQRVLWMLEELGVPYEIRRYERDPQTMLAPPELRAVHPLGKSPVVTDGALVVAESGAIIEYLVDRYGDGRFAPPHGAAPQRVRYNYWMHYAEGSAMPPLLLKLVASRIGKAKMPFFARPIARRIGETLQRGFIDPQLKLHFGYIESELAKSPWFAGDTFSAADVQMSFPLEAGSQRAGAKDWPHIRAFLERIHARPAYRRALERGGRYDYAG, via the coding sequence ATGCTCACCGTCCATCACCTGAACAACTCCCGGTCGCAGCGCGTGCTGTGGATGCTCGAAGAACTCGGCGTCCCCTACGAGATCAGGCGCTACGAGCGCGATCCGCAGACCATGCTCGCGCCCCCCGAACTGCGCGCCGTGCATCCGCTCGGCAAGTCGCCGGTCGTCACGGACGGCGCGCTCGTCGTCGCGGAGTCGGGAGCGATCATCGAATATCTCGTTGACCGCTACGGCGACGGGCGATTCGCGCCGCCGCACGGGGCGGCGCCTCAGCGCGTGCGCTACAACTACTGGATGCATTATGCGGAAGGCTCGGCCATGCCGCCGCTCTTGCTCAAGCTCGTGGCGTCGCGAATTGGCAAGGCGAAAATGCCGTTTTTCGCGAGGCCCATTGCGCGGCGCATCGGCGAGACGTTGCAGCGCGGTTTCATCGACCCGCAACTGAAGCTGCATTTCGGCTATATCGAAAGCGAACTCGCGAAGTCGCCGTGGTTCGCGGGCGATACCTTCAGCGCCGCTGACGTCCAGATGAGCTTCCCGCTCGAAGCCGGCAGCCAGCGCGCGGGCGCGAAGGATTGGCCGCATATCCGCGCGTTTCTCGAACGCATTCACGCGCGGCCGGCTTATCGGCGCGCGTTGGAGCGCGGCGGGCGATACGACTACGCGGGCTAG
- a CDS encoding H-NS family nucleoid-associated regulatory protein, translating to MDERKRDSIIAYLRSRMAEFGITETALAEALAEAQAAPPVPPTFTRTNGNAANGAPKPHRAMPKLPSLPVSNGAGPVFRNASGDTWDGVGDMPEWLKRAVHAGQDIEFYRV from the coding sequence GTGGACGAAAGAAAGCGAGATAGCATCATTGCGTACTTGCGCAGCCGAATGGCCGAATTCGGGATTACCGAAACCGCTCTGGCCGAAGCATTAGCCGAAGCGCAGGCCGCGCCTCCCGTACCGCCCACGTTTACCAGGACCAACGGGAACGCGGCGAATGGCGCGCCGAAACCGCATCGCGCGATGCCGAAACTGCCGTCCCTGCCGGTATCGAACGGCGCGGGTCCGGTGTTCCGAAACGCGAGCGGCGACACGTGGGACGGCGTCGGCGACATGCCGGAATGGTTGAAACGCGCGGTACATGCGGGCCAGGACATCGAGTTCTATCGCGTTTGA
- a CDS encoding DUF6622 family protein, with protein sequence MSLQTVMAGTPAWVWVLLAVLVSRGLKAMKGGTAPLSKLAVVPAIFAAWGVLHVVTGPDAGWEPAATWLIGGAIGSGIGAMLAKSSSIAVDRVRRTVTVPGSVVPMLLILATFASKFFIGFELATGAGVESTWAVLNALISGVVAGIFAGRFLIYWLALRPAAVVFERV encoded by the coding sequence ATGTCCTTGCAAACTGTCATGGCCGGTACGCCGGCGTGGGTTTGGGTGTTGTTGGCGGTGCTCGTTTCGCGCGGCCTCAAAGCGATGAAAGGCGGCACGGCGCCGCTCTCGAAGCTCGCAGTCGTGCCGGCGATCTTCGCTGCGTGGGGCGTGCTGCATGTCGTCACGGGGCCGGACGCCGGCTGGGAACCGGCGGCGACGTGGCTGATCGGCGGGGCAATCGGCAGCGGCATCGGCGCGATGCTGGCGAAGAGCAGCTCCATCGCCGTGGACCGCGTGCGGCGCACCGTCACCGTGCCGGGCTCTGTCGTGCCGATGCTGCTCATCCTCGCGACATTCGCGTCGAAATTCTTCATCGGCTTCGAACTGGCGACGGGCGCTGGCGTCGAGTCGACATGGGCCGTGCTCAATGCGCTGATTTCGGGCGTGGTCGCGGGAATCTTCGCGGGCCGCTTCCTGATCTACTGGCTGGCGCTGCGGCCGGCGGCGGTTGTGTTCGAACGGGTCTGA
- a CDS encoding ATP-binding domain-containing protein: MARIVPDDWKNLEATGAAARELETLAQLEKLPDDYTVYHGVHWTRINEGFSVFGEADFVVVAPSGRVLMIEMKAGFLRETGAGLVKVYLQKERNVAIQLARTLENLHRRFTVAFGAGTYRIEELLYCPDYTVKDAAIAGVPPGRIVDASRKAQLARVVLEILPPDEPRFEAAARIHHFLADELSLTPDTNALVGAANTLVTRLSGGLATWARRLEFEPFRLRVIATAGAGKTQLAVRVMRDALAAGKSVLYVCFNRPLADHIRAIAPKDAKIANYHQLSAAVARDAGSPPDFSQPNVFATLEERFAAVPVPEHWKTDVLIVDEGQDFQAAWVEALERLLKPDAAWWWLEDPMQNLYLREPVPLPGWTILRETTNYRSPRDLLGFIRKIVGPDVRLDAGSPFDGSDVTVSTYEDGHPDEVIEATKRAITHALSLGFRKQDIAVLSFRGREGSALTAVDHLGPHRLRAFTGTYDLFGNPEYREGDVLLESIYRFKGQSAPCVILTEVDFDTLDDQAARKVFVGATRATMKLIVVASERATHAMEALR, encoded by the coding sequence ATGGCCCGAATCGTTCCCGACGACTGGAAGAACCTCGAAGCGACCGGCGCCGCGGCGCGCGAACTGGAGACGCTCGCGCAACTCGAAAAGCTGCCCGACGACTACACGGTTTATCACGGCGTCCACTGGACGCGCATCAACGAAGGCTTCTCGGTTTTCGGCGAGGCGGATTTCGTCGTGGTCGCGCCGTCGGGACGCGTGCTGATGATCGAGATGAAGGCCGGCTTCCTGCGCGAAACCGGCGCCGGGCTCGTCAAGGTCTATCTGCAAAAGGAGCGCAATGTCGCCATCCAGCTTGCGCGCACGCTGGAAAACCTGCACCGGCGCTTCACGGTGGCGTTCGGCGCGGGGACGTATCGCATCGAGGAACTGCTGTATTGCCCCGACTACACCGTGAAAGACGCGGCTATCGCGGGCGTGCCGCCGGGCCGTATCGTCGATGCAAGCCGTAAGGCGCAGCTTGCGCGCGTCGTGCTGGAGATCCTGCCGCCCGACGAGCCGCGCTTCGAAGCCGCCGCGCGCATCCACCACTTTCTCGCCGATGAACTCTCGCTCACGCCGGACACGAACGCGCTCGTCGGCGCGGCGAACACGCTCGTCACGCGGCTGTCGGGCGGACTCGCGACGTGGGCGCGGCGCCTCGAATTCGAGCCGTTCCGCCTGCGCGTGATCGCGACGGCGGGCGCGGGCAAGACGCAGCTCGCCGTGCGCGTGATGCGCGACGCGCTGGCCGCCGGCAAGAGCGTGCTGTATGTCTGCTTCAACCGGCCGCTCGCGGACCATATTCGCGCCATCGCGCCGAAAGACGCGAAGATCGCGAACTATCATCAACTGAGCGCAGCCGTTGCGCGCGATGCGGGCAGCCCGCCGGATTTCAGCCAGCCCAACGTCTTCGCGACGCTCGAAGAACGGTTCGCCGCCGTGCCCGTGCCGGAGCACTGGAAGACGGACGTGCTGATCGTCGACGAAGGCCAGGATTTTCAGGCCGCGTGGGTCGAGGCGCTCGAACGGCTGCTCAAGCCCGATGCGGCGTGGTGGTGGCTCGAAGATCCGATGCAGAACCTCTATCTGCGCGAGCCGGTGCCGCTGCCCGGCTGGACCATTCTGCGCGAAACCACCAACTATCGCAGTCCGCGCGACTTGCTCGGCTTTATCCGCAAGATCGTCGGGCCGGACGTGCGGCTCGATGCGGGCAGTCCGTTCGACGGCTCGGACGTGACCGTCTCGACCTATGAGGACGGCCATCCGGACGAAGTCATCGAAGCCACGAAGCGCGCCATCACGCATGCGCTCTCACTCGGCTTTCGCAAGCAGGACATCGCGGTGCTGTCGTTTCGCGGGCGCGAGGGTTCGGCGCTCACGGCCGTCGATCATCTCGGGCCGCACCGGCTGCGCGCCTTTACCGGAACGTACGATCTCTTCGGCAATCCTGAATATCGCGAGGGCGACGTACTGCTGGAGTCGATCTATCGCTTCAAGGGGCAATCCGCGCCGTGCGTGATCCTGACCGAAGTCGACTTCGACACGCTCGACGATCAGGCCGCGCGCAAAGTGTTCGTCGGCGCGACGCGGGCGACGATGAAGCTCATCGTGGTCGCCTCCGAACGCGCGACGCACGCGATGGAAGCGTTGCGCTAG